From Rutidosis leptorrhynchoides isolate AG116_Rl617_1_P2 chromosome 3, CSIRO_AGI_Rlap_v1, whole genome shotgun sequence, a single genomic window includes:
- the LOC139902681 gene encoding probable galacturonosyltransferase-like 7: protein MQWIMRFSGFVSAIMVMIVLAPSLQSFHPAEAIRSYHNHYNHFHPHIAGGQAPVTLTHRSSFRTASTFHNAAGCEQLTGSGDVCDPSLVHVAITLDFEYLRGSIAAVHSILQHSSCPESIFFHFLVSDTNLKSLVGSTFPKLKFKVYYFEPEIVRKLISTSVRHALEQPLNYARNYLADILEPCVRRVIYLDSDLVVVDDVAKLWGTNLSEKTIGAPEYCHANFTKYFTSAFWSNGQYSNIFKERNPCYFNTGVMVIDLAKWRRFGYTKRIEKWMEIQKSDRIYELGSLPPFLLVFAGHVAPIDHGWNQHGLGGDNVVGSCRDLHPGPVSLLHWSGSGKPWLRLDSKQPCPLDALWAPYDLYGQSSSSRVRSDAFHPYSSSSSASRLSSPSSSSILHFRILIIINQSWFQFWGFRSSTVAGTETQLTSLQLQVCDLQRETGRDIKKGDCGSTKGNGSSERG from the exons ATGCAATGGATAATGAGATTCTCAGGTTTTGTATCAGCAATAATGGTGATGATTGTTCTAGCACCTTCATTACAATCATTTCATCCAGCCGAAGCTATTAGATCTTATCATAATCATTATAATCATTTTCATCCTCACATCGCCGGCGGTCAAGCTCCGGTAACGCTGACACACCGGTCGTCGTTCCGTACAGCTTCGACCTTTCATAATGCGGCTGGATGTGAACAACTCACCGGTTCCGGTGATGTATGTGATCCGTCGTTAGTTCATGTTGCGATTACACTCGATTTCGAGTACTTGCGTGGTTCTATCGCCGCGGTACATTCGATATTGCAACATTCATCATGTCCTGAAagtattttctttcattttctagTTTCTGATACAAATCTTAAATCCCTAGTTGGTTCCACTTTCCCTAAATTGAAGTTCAAAGTGTATTATTTCGAACCTGAGATAGTAAGAAAGTTAATTTCAACTTCGGTGCGGCACGCGTTAGAACAGCCGCTAAATTACGCTCGGAATTACTTAGCTGATATACTCGAACCGTGCGTTCGACGCGTGATTTATCTAGACTCCGATTTGGTGGTTGTCGATGACGTGGCGAAACTATGGGGTACGAATTTAAGTGAAAAAACTATTGGAGCACCGGAATATTGCCACGCAAATTTCACCAAATACTTCACCTCTGCGTTTTGGTCAAACGGTCAATACTCAAACATATTCAAGGAAAGGAACCCGTGTTACTTCAACACAGGCGTGATGGTTATTGATTTAGCGAAATGGAGACGGTTTGGGTACACGAAACGTATCGAGAAATGGATGGAGATTCAAAAAAGTGATAGAATATACGAGCTCGGATCATTACCGCCGTTTCTATTGGTTTTCGCTGGGCATGTTGCGCCAATTGATCACGGGTGGAACCAGCACGGGTTAGGTGGGGATAACGTGGTAGGAAGTTGTCGGGATTTGCACCCGGGTCCAGTCAGCTTATTGCATTGGAGTGGAAGTGGTAAGCCATGGTTACGGCTCGATTCAAAACAACCATGCCCGTTAGACGCGTTGTGGGCCCCATACGATTTGTACGGACAGTCGTCTTCAAGCCG GGTTCGATCAGATGCATTTCATccatattcatcatcatcgtctGCATCGCGATTAtcctcaccatcatcatcatctattcttCACTTCCGtatcttaatcatcatcaatcAATCATGGTTTCAGTTTTGGGGGTTCCGGTCGTCGACAGTAGCTGGTACAGAAACTCAATTAACCTCA CTGCAACTGCAGGTTTGTGATTTACAACGTGAAACAGGAAGAGATATAAAGAAAGGTGATTGTGGTTCAACGAAAGGAAATGGCAGCAGTGAAAGAGGATAA